One window of the Acinetobacter equi genome contains the following:
- the rlmKL gene encoding bifunctional 23S rRNA (guanine(2069)-N(7))-methyltransferase RlmK/23S rRNA (guanine(2445)-N(2))-methyltransferase RlmL: protein MTSKPRLSTYWVTCAVGLETLLQEELQGLGIQDIEVLPGRLVFKGQLEDAYRICMWSRLASRVLMPIHVHEIEFSHDARDVAEELYEGAISFDWSLIFAPQSTFAIRLHVERDIKVNTQFATLRAKDGVVDSFMEAVGKRPSIDTKQPEITMFILAGKKEHTYCLDLSGDSLHKRGYRRFMTDAPIKENLAAAILQKAKINDIQPDIILDPMCGSGTFIIESLMILTDRAPGLVRRFGFNGWNGHDNELWMNIKAEAAERHQTALTQPLPKFYAFDADWEAIKATKQNIIAAGFESILDQIQIEERTLADWPNFQAEGKKSFIVTNPPYGERLGDKASNRAFYLGLSALLQKHFPNQTAAVIAAQIEQADVLAFNETQTLRLMNGKLPIYTRVGKIKPASVVRPFLENWQPQQFEAIEGAEDFTNRLQKNMQTLKKWAVKDGVYCLRLYDADLPDFNVAVDLYGDRLHVQEYAPPKTIDPEKAKKRFNLALASIRAVTGLGRDAIFIKTRARQEGKTQYAKQSTASKRFIVQEGKAKILVNLTDYLDTGLFLDHRQMRLRIAAEAKGKHFLNLYSYTSTASLHAALGGAASTTSVDLSNTYLNWSKENFVLNGLTVDHADEQHQFFASDCFEWLKEGHEQYDLIFIDPPTFSNSKKFYGTFDVQRDHVSLLKRAMNRLTTEGTLYFSNNYRGFEMDEEIEAMFDVKEISNETIGPDFKRNQKIHRAWKITHHPV from the coding sequence ATGACATCAAAACCACGTCTTTCTACGTATTGGGTAACCTGTGCAGTTGGACTTGAAACCCTACTTCAAGAAGAATTACAAGGTTTAGGCATCCAAGACATTGAAGTTTTGCCTGGTCGTTTGGTTTTCAAAGGTCAACTCGAAGATGCGTACCGCATCTGTATGTGGTCACGTTTGGCTTCTCGTGTACTCATGCCAATTCATGTTCATGAAATTGAGTTTTCTCATGATGCTCGTGATGTCGCTGAAGAGCTTTATGAAGGTGCAATTAGCTTTGATTGGTCACTTATATTTGCACCACAAAGTACTTTTGCAATTCGTTTACACGTAGAACGTGATATTAAAGTAAATACACAATTCGCGACGCTTCGTGCTAAGGATGGTGTTGTTGACTCATTCATGGAAGCTGTTGGTAAGCGTCCAAGTATTGATACCAAACAACCTGAAATTACCATGTTCATTCTTGCTGGTAAAAAAGAACATACTTATTGCTTGGATTTATCAGGTGATTCATTACATAAACGTGGCTACCGTCGCTTTATGACAGATGCACCGATTAAAGAAAACTTAGCTGCTGCAATTTTACAAAAAGCTAAAATCAATGATATTCAGCCAGATATTATTTTAGATCCAATGTGTGGTTCTGGTACGTTTATTATCGAATCTTTAATGATTTTAACGGATCGTGCACCAGGTCTCGTACGACGTTTCGGTTTTAATGGTTGGAATGGTCATGACAATGAATTATGGATGAATATTAAAGCTGAAGCAGCAGAGCGACATCAAACAGCACTTACTCAACCACTTCCTAAATTTTATGCTTTTGATGCAGATTGGGAAGCAATTAAAGCCACTAAGCAAAATATTATTGCCGCTGGTTTTGAATCTATACTTGACCAAATTCAAATTGAAGAACGTACTTTAGCAGATTGGCCAAACTTCCAAGCTGAAGGCAAAAAATCATTTATCGTAACAAACCCTCCATATGGTGAACGTTTAGGTGATAAAGCATCAAATCGTGCTTTTTACTTAGGTTTATCAGCTTTATTGCAAAAGCATTTCCCAAATCAAACTGCTGCGGTTATTGCTGCTCAAATTGAACAAGCTGATGTCCTTGCATTCAATGAAACACAAACCTTACGTTTAATGAATGGTAAATTACCAATCTATACACGTGTTGGTAAAATAAAACCTGCCTCTGTTGTTCGCCCATTCTTAGAAAATTGGCAACCACAGCAGTTCGAAGCAATTGAAGGTGCTGAAGACTTTACCAATCGTCTGCAAAAAAATATGCAAACATTGAAAAAGTGGGCTGTAAAAGATGGTGTTTATTGTTTACGTTTATACGATGCAGATTTACCCGACTTCAATGTTGCAGTAGATTTGTATGGTGATCGTTTACATGTTCAAGAATATGCACCACCTAAAACGATTGATCCTGAAAAAGCAAAAAAACGCTTTAATTTAGCACTTGCAAGTATTCGTGCTGTAACAGGTTTAGGACGTGATGCAATTTTTATTAAAACACGTGCTCGTCAAGAAGGTAAAACACAGTACGCAAAACAAAGTACTGCATCTAAACGTTTTATCGTTCAAGAAGGCAAAGCTAAAATTTTAGTTAACTTAACTGACTATTTAGATACAGGTCTATTCCTAGATCACCGCCAAATGCGTCTACGCATTGCAGCAGAAGCAAAAGGTAAGCATTTCCTTAATCTATATAGTTATACCTCTACAGCGAGCTTACATGCAGCTTTAGGTGGTGCAGCAAGTACAACAAGTGTCGATTTATCAAATACCTACTTAAACTGGTCAAAAGAAAACTTTGTGCTCAATGGTTTAACTGTAGATCATGCCGATGAACAGCATCAATTCTTTGCGAGTGATTGCTTTGAATGGTTGAAAGAAGGTCATGAACAATATGACTTAATCTTTATTGATCCACCAACATTCTCTAACTCTAAAAAGTTCTACGGTACTTTTGACGTACAACGTGATCATGTTTCATTACTTAAACGTGCAATGAACCGCTTAACAACTGAAGGTACTTTGTATTTCTCAAATAACTACCGTGGTTTTGAGATGGATGAAGAAATTGAAGCGATGTTTGATGTTAAAGAAATCAGTAATGAAACCATTGGTCCTGATTTCAAACGTAATCAAAAAATTCACCGTGCTTGGAAAATCACCCACCACCCTGTTTAA